A single genomic interval of Daucus carota subsp. sativus chromosome 1, DH1 v3.0, whole genome shotgun sequence harbors:
- the LOC108205056 gene encoding probable pectinesterase/pectinesterase inhibitor 51, whose translation MHYHHKKPTKPTSKFFLIAMSSLFLLSLLSLLIFSALPSSAIRNHHNHRHDGKASATSATSIQQACKAARTLNTQLCETSLIQSKQVPPDPTAAQIIQASIWVTTQNLVKAQSMVQTILDSSGSNLNRSNAAQNCVEYLKTSDYRIKSAVEALPRGKTKDARAWLSAAEAYQYDCWSALKYVNDSQLINQTMSFMDTLIKLSSNSLSMTMAYDVFGSQTGSWVPPRTERDGFWENPSGSDLASGKIGLPGDLKPDVTVCKGGACDYSTVQEAVNAGPSNGKRFVVLIKEGVYDETVRVPLEKKNVVFLGDGMGKTVITGSRNVGQPGVSTYNSATVGVKGDGFMASGLTIQNTAGPDAHQAVAFVSDSDLSVIENCEFLGNQDTLYAHSLRQFYKSCHIEGNVDFIFGNSASVFQDCTILIRPRQLKPEKGSTNAVTAHGRIDPAQSAGFVFHNCLINGTEEYMQYYNSNPKVYKNFLGRPWKEFSRTVFIDCVLEALITPQGWMPWTGDFALKTLYYGEFNSSGAGANVSARVPWSNQIPANHVGSYSVQNFIQGNEWIPTSS comes from the exons ATGCACTACCACCACAAAAAACCCACAAAACCCACTTCAAAATTCTTCCTCATTGCCATGTCTTCTCTCTTCCTTCTCTCTCTACTCTCTCTCCTCATTTTCTCCGCTCTTCCCTCCTCCGCCATCCGAAACCACCACAACCACCGCCACGACGGCAAAGCTTCTGCCACGTCAGCCACATCAATCCAACAAGCATGCAAAGCCGCAAGAACACTAAACACACAGTTATGTGAAACGTCGCTTATCCAATCCAAACAGGTGCCGCCCGACCCGACTGCGGCCCAAATCATACAGGCCTCGATTTGGGTCACAACCCAAAACCTCGTAAAAGCCCAATCCATGGTCCAAACCATCCTGGACTCGTCCGGATCAAACCTCAACCGCTCCAACGCGGCCCAGAACTGCGTCGAGTATTTAAAAACCTCCGACTACAGGATCAAATCGGCGGTCGAGGCGCTGCCACGTGGCAAGACGAAAGACGCGCGCGCGTGGCTCAGCGCGGCTGAAGCCTACCAATACGACTGCTGGTCGGCGCTCAAGTACGTCAACGACAGTCAACTCATCAACCAAACGATGTCGTTTATGGACACGCTGATAAAACTCTCTAGCAACTCATTGAGCATGACTATGGCTTATGACGTGTTTGGCAGCCAAACTGGGTCATGGGTCCCGCCCCGAACCGAGCGAGACGGGTTCTGGGAAAACCCATCCGGGTCGGATCTCGCGTCGGGTAAAATCGGGTTGCCGGGCGATTTGAAGCCGGATGTGACGGTGTGTAAGGGCGGCGCGTGTGATTACAGCACGGTGCAGGAGGCGGTGAATGCGGGGCCCAGTAATGGGAAACGGTTTGTGGTATTGATTAAAGAAGGGGTTTATGATGAAACGGTTCGGGTTCCGTTAGAAAAGAAGAATGTGGTTTTTTTGGGAGATGGAATGGGTAAAACCGTTATAACCGGGTCAAGAAATGTGGGTCAACCCGGAGTTTCTACGTATAATTCAGCCACTGTGG GTGTCAAGGGGGATGGCTTCATGGCGAGTGGTCTCACGATACAGAACACGGCCGGTCCTGATGCTCACCAAGCAGTAGCATTTGTGTCTGACAGTGATCTATCAGTTATCGAGAATTGTGAATTTCTGGGGAATCAGGACACCCTTTATGCCCACTCACTCCGTCAATTCTACAAGTCTTGCCATATTGAAGGAAATGTGGATTTCATATTTGGAAACTCTGCTTCAGTCTTCCAGGATTGCACTATCCTAATCCGACCCCGGCAACTCAAACCGGAGAAGGGATCGACAAATGCCGTGACGGCACATGGGAGGATAGACCCTGCTCAGTCGGCAGGCTTTGTATTCCATAATTGCCTGATAAATGGCACGGAGGAGTATATGCAGTATTATAATAGCAACCCAAAAGTGTATAAGAATTTTTTGGGAAGGCCATGGAAGGAATTTTCAAGAACAGTATTTATAGATTGTGTTCTGGAAGCTCTTATCACTCCTCAGGGTTGGATGCCTTGGACTGGCGATTTCGCATTGAAAACTCTTTACTATGGGGAATTTAACAGCTCGGGTGCTGGAGCAAACGTCTCCGCGCGTGTGCCATGGAGCAACCAGATACCTGCTAATCATGTCGGATCATATTCTGTGCAAAATTTCATTCAAGGCAATGAATGGATTCCTACATCTTCCTGA